From the genome of Lineus longissimus chromosome 8, tnLinLong1.2, whole genome shotgun sequence, one region includes:
- the LOC135492283 gene encoding ficolin-1-like isoform X1 gives MSSQKKPHLPIIVALLPVFSLFVSAAIAATEKETIMFKCGDGIGIPTANIKARYQARSKVDCAVLCLNHGDACENMHYNPSKTNSVNCFIGSAINLKRGYGTCTGLVTTPGVVSFYRKVECQGGNIDNTTGMCVCPRGYGGKACATRINDCSDTTATEWHGEWVFPPNAPKPFEVMCYSQITFLMKRFELAASFLFFVRNWNSQATVSFNRSYEDYAAGFGGIKGYDYYLGNRKIHYLTNWTRSQYISLKLYRFKDKSFTRYYSTMRVQSEADKFRITMSVLRRGENTDADGDAFLTAEAGLSIDGMPFTTYDNDQDNWANGNCANEFGGGWWYNNCTAAPLTAEKLMNSTQITAAGGPDSALHVDWMTQAAAKRSIGISLIMFGLYTF, from the exons ATGTCATCTCAAAAGAAGCCGCACCTTCCCATTATAGTGGCTTTGCTTCCAGTGTTTTCTCTCTTCGTTTCGGCCGCCATAGCAGCGACAGAGAAAGAGACCATCATGTTCAAATGCGGGGACGGCATTGGAATTCCAACGGCTAATATCAAAGCAAGATATCAGGCAAGGAGCAAAGTAGACTGCGCCGTACTGTGTTTAAATCATGGAGATGCGTGTGAGAACATGCATTATAATCCGTCCAAAACAAATTCTGTGAACTGTTTTATCGGGAGTGCAATCAATCTCAAGCGAGGGTATGGGACATGCACTGGGTTGGTAACCACACCAGGTGTCGTCAGCTTCTACAGG AAAGTTGAATGTCAGGGCGGCAATATCGACAACACCACAGGAATGTGTGTATGTCCGCGCGGATACGGTGGGAAGGCTTGCGCAACCAGGATAAACG ATTGTTCTGACACCACGGCTACAGAATGGCACGGTGAGTGGGTCTTCCCACCAAACGCCCCGAAACCGTTTGAGGTTATGTGTTATTCGCAAATAACATTCCTCATGAAAAG ATTCGAACTGGCAGCGTCATTCCTTTTTTTCGTCAGAAATTGGAATTCCCAAGCCACGGTCTCTTTCAATCGTAGCTATGAAGATTATGCAGCAGGTTTCGGTGGTATCAAAGGCTACGACTATTATCTGGGAAACCGGAAAATCCATTACCTAACCAACTGGACCAGGAGCCAATATATCTCTCTGAAACTCTACAGGTTCAAAGATAAAAGCTTCACGAG GTACTACTCCACCATGAGAGTGCAGAGCGAAGCTGATAAGTTTCGAATAACCATGTCGGTATTGAGGCGAGGCGAGAATACTGATGCAGATGGAGATGCCTTCCTAACCGCCGAAGCAGGTCTCAGTATTGACGGGATGCCCTTCACCACTTATGACAATGACCAAGACAACTGGGCCAATGGAAACTGCGCTAACGAGTTCGGAGGAGGATGGTGGTATAACAATTGCACCGCAGCGCCTCTGACTGCGGAAAAGTTAATGAACTCGACCCAGATAACAGCTGCTGGAGGCCCGGATAGCGCACTGCACGTTGATTGGATGACCCAGGCGGCTGCAAAGAGATCAATTGGCATTTCTTTGATAATGTTTGGCCTTTATACCTTTTAA
- the LOC135492283 gene encoding fibrinogen gamma chain-like isoform X2 — MSSQKKPHLPIIVALLPVFSLFVSAAIAATEKETIMFKCGDGIGIPTANIKARYQARSKVDCAVLCLNHGDACENMHYNPSKTNSVNCFIGSAINLKRGYGTCTGLVTTPGVVSFYRKVECQGGNIDNTTGMCVCPRGYGGKACATRINDCSDTTATEWHGEWVFPPNAPKPFEVMCYSQITFLMKRNWNSQATVSFNRSYEDYAAGFGGIKGYDYYLGNRKIHYLTNWTRSQYISLKLYRFKDKSFTRYYSTMRVQSEADKFRITMSVLRRGENTDADGDAFLTAEAGLSIDGMPFTTYDNDQDNWANGNCANEFGGGWWYNNCTAAPLTAEKLMNSTQITAAGGPDSALHVDWMTQAAAKRSIGISLIMFGLYTF; from the exons ATGTCATCTCAAAAGAAGCCGCACCTTCCCATTATAGTGGCTTTGCTTCCAGTGTTTTCTCTCTTCGTTTCGGCCGCCATAGCAGCGACAGAGAAAGAGACCATCATGTTCAAATGCGGGGACGGCATTGGAATTCCAACGGCTAATATCAAAGCAAGATATCAGGCAAGGAGCAAAGTAGACTGCGCCGTACTGTGTTTAAATCATGGAGATGCGTGTGAGAACATGCATTATAATCCGTCCAAAACAAATTCTGTGAACTGTTTTATCGGGAGTGCAATCAATCTCAAGCGAGGGTATGGGACATGCACTGGGTTGGTAACCACACCAGGTGTCGTCAGCTTCTACAGG AAAGTTGAATGTCAGGGCGGCAATATCGACAACACCACAGGAATGTGTGTATGTCCGCGCGGATACGGTGGGAAGGCTTGCGCAACCAGGATAAACG ATTGTTCTGACACCACGGCTACAGAATGGCACGGTGAGTGGGTCTTCCCACCAAACGCCCCGAAACCGTTTGAGGTTATGTGTTATTCGCAAATAACATTCCTCATGAAAAG AAATTGGAATTCCCAAGCCACGGTCTCTTTCAATCGTAGCTATGAAGATTATGCAGCAGGTTTCGGTGGTATCAAAGGCTACGACTATTATCTGGGAAACCGGAAAATCCATTACCTAACCAACTGGACCAGGAGCCAATATATCTCTCTGAAACTCTACAGGTTCAAAGATAAAAGCTTCACGAG GTACTACTCCACCATGAGAGTGCAGAGCGAAGCTGATAAGTTTCGAATAACCATGTCGGTATTGAGGCGAGGCGAGAATACTGATGCAGATGGAGATGCCTTCCTAACCGCCGAAGCAGGTCTCAGTATTGACGGGATGCCCTTCACCACTTATGACAATGACCAAGACAACTGGGCCAATGGAAACTGCGCTAACGAGTTCGGAGGAGGATGGTGGTATAACAATTGCACCGCAGCGCCTCTGACTGCGGAAAAGTTAATGAACTCGACCCAGATAACAGCTGCTGGAGGCCCGGATAGCGCACTGCACGTTGATTGGATGACCCAGGCGGCTGCAAAGAGATCAATTGGCATTTCTTTGATAATGTTTGGCCTTTATACCTTTTAA